The following proteins are encoded in a genomic region of Maribacter hydrothermalis:
- a CDS encoding amidohydrolase has product MKKLGLLALVLFGYSVQAQGPNLEKDYKAIESKVVDWRREIHQNPELGNREFKTAEKIAKHLKSLGIEVQTGVAHTGVVGLLKGDLPGKVVALRADIDALPVTERNDLPYKSNVTSEFMGEKVGVMHACGHDTHTAILMGVAEVMSKNKDKIKGTVKFIFQPAEEGPPPGEEGGALLMVKEGVMNSPKVDAIFGLHINSQTPVGVIKYKSGGTMAAAQEFTINVKGKQSHGSQPWAGVDPILISAKIIDGLQSIISRETDLTNEAAVITVGKIRSGVRFNIIPESAEMIGTIRTLDYDMKDKLNKRMVEMVKDIAKAYGGEATCEIKDATDITYNNPELVEQMLPTIRRIAGNANVQNQKAVTGAEDFSYFQREAPGFFFFLGGMTPGSTESFPHHTPDFLIDDSGLLLGVRALTEMSIDYLNSDQTPLLDIKPKG; this is encoded by the coding sequence ATGAAAAAACTAGGTTTATTGGCTTTAGTACTTTTCGGATATTCCGTGCAAGCACAAGGACCAAATCTTGAAAAAGACTACAAGGCCATTGAAAGCAAAGTAGTGGATTGGCGTAGAGAAATTCATCAAAATCCTGAATTGGGAAACCGCGAATTTAAAACTGCGGAGAAAATTGCAAAGCACCTGAAATCTTTAGGAATTGAAGTACAAACGGGTGTTGCACATACTGGTGTAGTTGGTCTTTTAAAGGGTGACTTACCCGGAAAGGTAGTAGCACTTAGAGCGGATATTGATGCATTACCAGTAACAGAACGAAATGATTTACCCTATAAATCTAATGTAACTTCAGAATTTATGGGTGAAAAAGTGGGTGTTATGCATGCTTGCGGGCATGATACACATACTGCCATTTTAATGGGTGTTGCTGAAGTAATGTCTAAAAACAAAGATAAAATCAAAGGCACCGTTAAATTTATCTTTCAACCAGCAGAAGAAGGTCCACCACCAGGAGAAGAAGGCGGAGCTTTATTAATGGTAAAAGAAGGTGTAATGAATAGTCCAAAAGTAGATGCTATTTTTGGTTTACACATTAACTCTCAAACCCCAGTTGGTGTTATCAAATATAAGTCTGGCGGCACTATGGCCGCAGCTCAAGAATTTACTATTAATGTTAAAGGAAAACAATCTCACGGTTCTCAACCATGGGCAGGTGTAGATCCGATTTTAATTAGTGCAAAAATTATTGATGGACTGCAATCTATCATAAGTAGAGAAACTGATCTTACCAATGAAGCTGCGGTAATTACCGTTGGTAAAATTAGAAGTGGTGTTCGTTTTAATATTATACCTGAATCTGCTGAGATGATCGGTACAATTAGAACATTGGATTATGACATGAAAGACAAACTTAACAAGCGCATGGTCGAAATGGTTAAGGATATAGCCAAGGCATATGGTGGTGAGGCTACCTGTGAAATTAAGGATGCTACTGACATTACTTATAACAATCCAGAATTGGTAGAGCAAATGCTACCTACTATTAGAAGGATAGCGGGTAATGCAAATGTGCAAAATCAAAAAGCGGTAACCGGTGCAGAAGATTTCTCATACTTTCAAAGAGAAGCACCCGGTTTTTTCTTTTTCTTAGGCGGAATGACACCAGGTAGTACCGAATCATTTCCTCACCATACACCAGATTTTTTAATAGATGACAGTGGTTTACTTTTAGGAGTACGTGCTTTAACAGAAATGAGTATAGATTATTTGAATAGTGATCAAACACCACTATTAGATATTAAACCAAAAGGATAA